One genomic region from Pempheris klunzingeri isolate RE-2024b chromosome 4, fPemKlu1.hap1, whole genome shotgun sequence encodes:
- the vaspb gene encoding vasodilator-stimulated phosphoprotein isoform X2, with the protein MPPSPIESSICQARATVMIYDDGTKKWLPAGAGPQSFSRVQIYHNPTNNAFRIVGRKMQSDQQVVINCPIVRGLKYNQATPNFHQWRDARQVWGLNFGSKEDAALFANGMAHALEVLTSMADAGYATLPRPVSNGPTPEELEQQRRLEQQKLEQQERERQERERQERERQERERLERERQSAAVPIPPAPPLASAGPAPPPAPPPPPGPPPAVGIPPPPGPPPSGPPPAPPLPALGGGDGGSGGGGGGGFAAALAGAKLRKVSKEEGAPAAPIGRADSSRSSNSSIGGGGGGGLMGEMSAILARRRKAADTGEKPPVKPQDNDDSEPQGQSDTLRRPWEKSSARNNSVIKSMDSTPSLSHGSRAKPAGNSNDAGGMDDSDLEKMKQEILEEVRKELQKVKEEIIGAFVQELQKRST; encoded by the exons ATGCCACCTTCTCCAAT TGAGTCGAGTATTTGCCAGGCTCGGGCCACTGTGATGATCTACGACGATGGCACTAAGAAGTGGCTGCCGGCGGGCGCTGGACCCCAGTCCTTCAGCAGAGTCCAGATCTATCACAACCCCACCAACAATGCCTTCAGGATAGTGGGACGCAAGATGCAGTCGGACCAGCAG GTGGTTATAAACTGTCCTATCGTGAGAGGTCTGAAGTATAACCAGGCCACACCTAATTTCCACCAGTGGCGGGATGCCCGGCAGGTGTGGGGGCTCAACTTCGGCAGCAAGGAGGACGCTGCTCTATTTGCCAATGGCATGGCTCACGCTCTGGAGGTGCTCACCTCCATGGCAGACGCAG gctATGCAACGCTCCCACGGCCAGTGTCAAATGGACCCACTCCAGAAGAGCTCGAACAACAGCGGAG GTTGGAGCAGCAGAAGTTGGAACAGCAGGAGCGGGAGcgacaggagagagaaagacaggagcGGGAGaggcaggaaagagagaggctggaaagagaaagacaatCTGCTGCAG tcccTATTCCGCCAGCTCCACCATTGGCTTCAGCAGGCCCCGCTCCTCCACCggcccctcctccaccccctgGCCCTCCTCCGGCTGTGGGCATCCCTCCACCGCCAGGACCACCTCCCTCAGGACCTCCACCCGCCCCACCGCTGCCTGCCTTAGGTGGAGGAGATGGTGGCTccggtggtggaggaggagggggcttTGCGGCTGCCCTAGCTGGAGCAAAACTCCGAAAAGTGTCCAAG GAGGAAGGAGCCCCTGCAGCTCCAATAGGCAGAGCTGACTCCAGCCGCAGCAGCAACTCCTCTattggaggaggggggggaggtgGTCTGATGGGTGAAATGAGTGCCATCTTGGCACGAAG GAGAAAAGCCGCAGACACTGGAGAGAAGCCCCCCGTGAAGCCACAAGATAAT GATGATTCAGAGCCTCAAGGTCAAAGTG ACACCCTGAGAAGACCTTGGGAGAAATCGTCTGCCAG GAATAACTCCGTCATCAAGAGCATGGACTCCACTCCCTCATTGTCCCATGGTTCCAG GGCGAAACCTGCAGGCAACAGTAATGACGCAGGTGGAATGGATGACTCAGATttagagaaaatgaaacag GAGATCCTCGAAGAGGTGCGGAAAGAATTACAAAAAGTCAAGGAGGAAATTATTGGAG CCTTTGTTCAGGAGCTGCAAAAGAGAAGCACATAG
- the vaspb gene encoding vasodilator-stimulated phosphoprotein isoform X3 produces the protein MSESSICQARATVMIYDDGTKKWLPAGAGPQSFSRVQIYHNPTNNAFRIVGRKMQSDQQVVINCPIVRGLKYNQATPNFHQWRDARQVWGLNFGSKEDAALFANGMAHALEVLTSMADAGYATLPRPVSNGPTPEELEQQRRLEQQKLEQQERERQERERQERERQERERLERERQSAAVPIPPAPPLASAGPAPPPAPPPPPGPPPAVGIPPPPGPPPSGPPPAPPLPALGGGDGGSGGGGGGGFAAALAGAKLRKVSKQEEGAPAAPIGRADSSRSSNSSIGGGGGGGLMGEMSAILARRRKAADTGEKPPVKPQDNDDSEPQGQSDTLRRPWEKSSARNNSVIKSMDSTPSLSHGSRAKPAGNSNDAGGMDDSDLEKMKQEILEEVRKELQKVKEEIIGAFVQELQKRST, from the exons ATGAG TGAGTCGAGTATTTGCCAGGCTCGGGCCACTGTGATGATCTACGACGATGGCACTAAGAAGTGGCTGCCGGCGGGCGCTGGACCCCAGTCCTTCAGCAGAGTCCAGATCTATCACAACCCCACCAACAATGCCTTCAGGATAGTGGGACGCAAGATGCAGTCGGACCAGCAG GTGGTTATAAACTGTCCTATCGTGAGAGGTCTGAAGTATAACCAGGCCACACCTAATTTCCACCAGTGGCGGGATGCCCGGCAGGTGTGGGGGCTCAACTTCGGCAGCAAGGAGGACGCTGCTCTATTTGCCAATGGCATGGCTCACGCTCTGGAGGTGCTCACCTCCATGGCAGACGCAG gctATGCAACGCTCCCACGGCCAGTGTCAAATGGACCCACTCCAGAAGAGCTCGAACAACAGCGGAG GTTGGAGCAGCAGAAGTTGGAACAGCAGGAGCGGGAGcgacaggagagagaaagacaggagcGGGAGaggcaggaaagagagaggctggaaagagaaagacaatCTGCTGCAG tcccTATTCCGCCAGCTCCACCATTGGCTTCAGCAGGCCCCGCTCCTCCACCggcccctcctccaccccctgGCCCTCCTCCGGCTGTGGGCATCCCTCCACCGCCAGGACCACCTCCCTCAGGACCTCCACCCGCCCCACCGCTGCCTGCCTTAGGTGGAGGAGATGGTGGCTccggtggtggaggaggagggggcttTGCGGCTGCCCTAGCTGGAGCAAAACTCCGAAAAGTGTCCAAG CAGGAGGAAGGAGCCCCTGCAGCTCCAATAGGCAGAGCTGACTCCAGCCGCAGCAGCAACTCCTCTattggaggaggggggggaggtgGTCTGATGGGTGAAATGAGTGCCATCTTGGCACGAAG GAGAAAAGCCGCAGACACTGGAGAGAAGCCCCCCGTGAAGCCACAAGATAAT GATGATTCAGAGCCTCAAGGTCAAAGTG ACACCCTGAGAAGACCTTGGGAGAAATCGTCTGCCAG GAATAACTCCGTCATCAAGAGCATGGACTCCACTCCCTCATTGTCCCATGGTTCCAG GGCGAAACCTGCAGGCAACAGTAATGACGCAGGTGGAATGGATGACTCAGATttagagaaaatgaaacag GAGATCCTCGAAGAGGTGCGGAAAGAATTACAAAAAGTCAAGGAGGAAATTATTGGAG CCTTTGTTCAGGAGCTGCAAAAGAGAAGCACATAG
- the vaspb gene encoding vasodilator-stimulated phosphoprotein isoform X1: protein MPPSPIESSICQARATVMIYDDGTKKWLPAGAGPQSFSRVQIYHNPTNNAFRIVGRKMQSDQQVVINCPIVRGLKYNQATPNFHQWRDARQVWGLNFGSKEDAALFANGMAHALEVLTSMADAGYATLPRPVSNGPTPEELEQQRRLEQQKLEQQERERQERERQERERQERERLERERQSAAVPIPPAPPLASAGPAPPPAPPPPPGPPPAVGIPPPPGPPPSGPPPAPPLPALGGGDGGSGGGGGGGFAAALAGAKLRKVSKQEEGAPAAPIGRADSSRSSNSSIGGGGGGGLMGEMSAILARRRKAADTGEKPPVKPQDNDDSEPQGQSDTLRRPWEKSSARNNSVIKSMDSTPSLSHGSRAKPAGNSNDAGGMDDSDLEKMKQEILEEVRKELQKVKEEIIGAFVQELQKRST from the exons ATGCCACCTTCTCCAAT TGAGTCGAGTATTTGCCAGGCTCGGGCCACTGTGATGATCTACGACGATGGCACTAAGAAGTGGCTGCCGGCGGGCGCTGGACCCCAGTCCTTCAGCAGAGTCCAGATCTATCACAACCCCACCAACAATGCCTTCAGGATAGTGGGACGCAAGATGCAGTCGGACCAGCAG GTGGTTATAAACTGTCCTATCGTGAGAGGTCTGAAGTATAACCAGGCCACACCTAATTTCCACCAGTGGCGGGATGCCCGGCAGGTGTGGGGGCTCAACTTCGGCAGCAAGGAGGACGCTGCTCTATTTGCCAATGGCATGGCTCACGCTCTGGAGGTGCTCACCTCCATGGCAGACGCAG gctATGCAACGCTCCCACGGCCAGTGTCAAATGGACCCACTCCAGAAGAGCTCGAACAACAGCGGAG GTTGGAGCAGCAGAAGTTGGAACAGCAGGAGCGGGAGcgacaggagagagaaagacaggagcGGGAGaggcaggaaagagagaggctggaaagagaaagacaatCTGCTGCAG tcccTATTCCGCCAGCTCCACCATTGGCTTCAGCAGGCCCCGCTCCTCCACCggcccctcctccaccccctgGCCCTCCTCCGGCTGTGGGCATCCCTCCACCGCCAGGACCACCTCCCTCAGGACCTCCACCCGCCCCACCGCTGCCTGCCTTAGGTGGAGGAGATGGTGGCTccggtggtggaggaggagggggcttTGCGGCTGCCCTAGCTGGAGCAAAACTCCGAAAAGTGTCCAAG CAGGAGGAAGGAGCCCCTGCAGCTCCAATAGGCAGAGCTGACTCCAGCCGCAGCAGCAACTCCTCTattggaggaggggggggaggtgGTCTGATGGGTGAAATGAGTGCCATCTTGGCACGAAG GAGAAAAGCCGCAGACACTGGAGAGAAGCCCCCCGTGAAGCCACAAGATAAT GATGATTCAGAGCCTCAAGGTCAAAGTG ACACCCTGAGAAGACCTTGGGAGAAATCGTCTGCCAG GAATAACTCCGTCATCAAGAGCATGGACTCCACTCCCTCATTGTCCCATGGTTCCAG GGCGAAACCTGCAGGCAACAGTAATGACGCAGGTGGAATGGATGACTCAGATttagagaaaatgaaacag GAGATCCTCGAAGAGGTGCGGAAAGAATTACAAAAAGTCAAGGAGGAAATTATTGGAG CCTTTGTTCAGGAGCTGCAAAAGAGAAGCACATAG
- the vaspb gene encoding vasodilator-stimulated phosphoprotein isoform X4, giving the protein MPPSPIESSICQARATVMIYDDGTKKWLPAGAGPQSFSRVQIYHNPTNNAFRIVGRKMQSDQQVVINCPIVRGLKYNQATPNFHQWRDARQVWGLNFGSKEDAALFANGMAHALEVLTSMADAGYATLPRPVSNGPTPEELEQQRRLEQQKLEQQERERQERERQERERQERERLERERQSAAVPIPPAPPLASAGPAPPPAPPPPPGPPPAVGIPPPPGPPPSGPPPAPPLPALGGGDGGSGGGGGGGFAAALAGAKLRKVSKQEEGAPAAPIGRADSSRSSNSSIGGGGGGGLMGEMSAILARRRKAADTGEKPPVKPQDNDDSEPQGQSDTLRRPWEKSSARAKPAGNSNDAGGMDDSDLEKMKQEILEEVRKELQKVKEEIIGAFVQELQKRST; this is encoded by the exons ATGCCACCTTCTCCAAT TGAGTCGAGTATTTGCCAGGCTCGGGCCACTGTGATGATCTACGACGATGGCACTAAGAAGTGGCTGCCGGCGGGCGCTGGACCCCAGTCCTTCAGCAGAGTCCAGATCTATCACAACCCCACCAACAATGCCTTCAGGATAGTGGGACGCAAGATGCAGTCGGACCAGCAG GTGGTTATAAACTGTCCTATCGTGAGAGGTCTGAAGTATAACCAGGCCACACCTAATTTCCACCAGTGGCGGGATGCCCGGCAGGTGTGGGGGCTCAACTTCGGCAGCAAGGAGGACGCTGCTCTATTTGCCAATGGCATGGCTCACGCTCTGGAGGTGCTCACCTCCATGGCAGACGCAG gctATGCAACGCTCCCACGGCCAGTGTCAAATGGACCCACTCCAGAAGAGCTCGAACAACAGCGGAG GTTGGAGCAGCAGAAGTTGGAACAGCAGGAGCGGGAGcgacaggagagagaaagacaggagcGGGAGaggcaggaaagagagaggctggaaagagaaagacaatCTGCTGCAG tcccTATTCCGCCAGCTCCACCATTGGCTTCAGCAGGCCCCGCTCCTCCACCggcccctcctccaccccctgGCCCTCCTCCGGCTGTGGGCATCCCTCCACCGCCAGGACCACCTCCCTCAGGACCTCCACCCGCCCCACCGCTGCCTGCCTTAGGTGGAGGAGATGGTGGCTccggtggtggaggaggagggggcttTGCGGCTGCCCTAGCTGGAGCAAAACTCCGAAAAGTGTCCAAG CAGGAGGAAGGAGCCCCTGCAGCTCCAATAGGCAGAGCTGACTCCAGCCGCAGCAGCAACTCCTCTattggaggaggggggggaggtgGTCTGATGGGTGAAATGAGTGCCATCTTGGCACGAAG GAGAAAAGCCGCAGACACTGGAGAGAAGCCCCCCGTGAAGCCACAAGATAAT GATGATTCAGAGCCTCAAGGTCAAAGTG ACACCCTGAGAAGACCTTGGGAGAAATCGTCTGCCAG GGCGAAACCTGCAGGCAACAGTAATGACGCAGGTGGAATGGATGACTCAGATttagagaaaatgaaacag GAGATCCTCGAAGAGGTGCGGAAAGAATTACAAAAAGTCAAGGAGGAAATTATTGGAG CCTTTGTTCAGGAGCTGCAAAAGAGAAGCACATAG